From a region of the Impatiens glandulifera chromosome 4, dImpGla2.1, whole genome shotgun sequence genome:
- the LOC124936331 gene encoding probable RNA-binding protein ARP1, whose amino-acid sequence MTMSSSSSNYGNGGGGGGGGVAGGHDHDQFGDTTLTKVFVGGLAWETPRELLWDYFQKFGDILEAVIISDKLTGRSKGYGFVTFKEPESAKKACEDATPTINGRRANCNLASLGARRPRSSAVTATSHHHNHQQQIQQTGPNPKPNGVGGPRSGSPAPVNNNHMQQWYYYPATPHAASPYHHHHRQHYQQTMPFYRYSPTAYVSSTDMGYNQKVSYAGGPYMAGHFAQMYPAQPVMGGNNLMPVYPVYHYGPAGHAMAAHIYSPSATGPMPTVSSLISKPV is encoded by the exons ATGACGATGAGCAGTAGCAGCAGCAATTACGGTAATGGcggcggtggtggtggtggtggtgtcGCCGGAGGACACGATCATGATCAATTTGGGGATACAACTTTGACTAAGGTTTTCGTTGGAGGACTCGCTTGGGAAACTCCTAGAGAACTCCTTTGGGATTACTTTCAGAAGTTTGGTGATATACTTGAAGCCGTCATTATTTCTGATAAACTCACTGGCCGTTCCAAAGGATATGGATTC GTGACGTTTAAGGAACCTGAATCGGCGAAGAAGGCTTGTGAAGATGCAACGCCGACGATTAATGGACGGAGAGCGAACTGTAATTTGGCTTCTCTTGGTGCCCGGCGACCTAGATCGTCGGCGGTAACCGCTACATCTCATCATCATAACCACCAGCAACAAATACAACAAACAG gtcCGAACCCGAAACCGAATGGAGTGGGTGGGCCCAGATCTGGGTCACCTGCACCTGTTAACAATAATCACATGCAGCAGTGGTACTATTACCCTGCGACCCCACATGCTGCATCACCgtaccatcatcatcatcgtcagcACTATCAACAGACTATGCCATTTTATAG GTATTCTCCCACTGCTTACGTCAGCAGTACAGATATGGGCTATAATCAG AAAGTAAGCTATGCGGGTGGGCCATATATGGCCGGGCATTTTGCTCAGATGTACCCGGCCCAGCCGGTTATGGGTGGTAATAATCtgatgccggtgtacccggtgTATCATTATGGGCCGGCAGGACATGCTATGGCGGCCCATATTTACTCTCCATCAGCTACAGGCCCAATGCCAACTGTCTCATCTCTCATATCCAAGCCCGTGTGA
- the LOC124935924 gene encoding mitochondrial substrate carrier family protein C-like, which yields MMNTNDHVLSFLNSLQVVKDAFSPFESGIRKAVKDLDHCWSGSKFWDNSYEVIDSELYQFGDRNSNQNLSCSFKRKSCHCVVNDDKKKGFCIKVPVKAFFWCIDNKVQKNENSSKELKVEDVNEMGTCSNCLQFAFTWSLLSSGFANAFPSSSKASKEQVQDKSYACSRSQEAKVVSRDYFAAGRQSVNSKQELGNNLSIEYFMGYVCEQLMHNLHKFELRTRKSHGEKSDSPQVNWFLENLKFARMSGNTPSNMVGTISVKEEGDICDVAGEKEHNGGNSSQKLANALLNIPLSNVERFRSTLSTMSFTELIELVPQLVRASKEYPDKKKLFSVQDFFRYTEAEGRRFFEELDRDGDGQVTLEDLEVVMRKRKLPQRYAREFLQHTRSHLFSRSFGWKQFFSLMEQKESTILRAYTSLCLSKSGTLQKSEILASLGNAGLPANEENAIAMLRFLNADTEESISYGHFRNFMLLLPTERLQEDPRSIWFEASTVVAVPPPVELPASSVLKSALAGGLSCALSCSLLFPVDTIKTRVQASTLTFPEIISTLPQIGVRGLYRGSLPAIFGQFSSHGLRTGIFEASKLVLVNFAPTLTELQVQSVASFCSTLLGTAVRIPCEVLKQRLQAGLFDNVGEAILGTWNQDGLKGFFRGTGATLFREVPFYVAGMGLYAESKKGVQRLLGRELEPWETIAVGALSGGFAAVVTTPFDVMKTRMMTAPGGRSISMQMVALTILRHEGPLGLFKGAVPRFFWIAPLGAMNFAGYELAKKAMVKNEEQQQAGEHHHLSKKRS from the exons ATGATGAATACAAATGACCATGTTTTATCGTTTTTAAATTCACTTCAAGTTGTTAAGGATGcattttctccatttgaatcTGGTATAAGGAAGGCTGTGAAAGATTTGGACCATTGTTGGTCTGGTTCAAAGTTTTGGGATAATAGCTATGAAGTTATTGATTCTGAGTTGTATCAATTTGGGGATAGGAATAGCAATCAGAATCTGAGTTGTTCTTTTAAGAGAAAGAGCTGTCATTGTGTTGTCAATGATGATAAGAAGAAAGGTTTTTGTATAAAAGTTCCGGTTAAAGCCTTTTTTTGGTGCATTGACAATAAAGTACAAAAGAATGAAAATTCTAGCAAAGAGTTGAAAGTTGAGGATGTTAATGAAATGGGAACTTGCTCAAATTGTCTACAGTTTGCCTTTACTTGGTCATTATTGTCTAGTGGTTTTGCTAATGCTTTTCCAAGTTCATCTAAGGCCAGCAAAGAGCAAGTTCAGGATAAAAGTTATGCATGTTCACGTTCCCAGGAAGCGAAAGTGGTCTCAAGGGATTATTTTGCAGCAGGACGTCAAAGTGTAAATTCAAAACAAGAACTGGGTAACAATTTATCAATTGAATATTTCATGGGTTATGTTTGCGAACAGTTGATGCACAACCTTCACAAGTTTGAACTGAGAACCCGTAAAAGCCATGGTGAAAAATCTGATTCACCTCAAGTCAATTGGTTTCTGGAAAATCTGAAATTTGCTAGAATGAGTGGAAACACGCCGTCCAATATGGTAGGTACCATTTCAGTTAAAGAAGAAGGTGATATTTGTGACGTTGCTGGAGAAAAAGAACATAATGGAGGAAATTCTTCACAGAAGTTGGCGAATGCACTACTTAATATACCATTGTCAAATGTTGAAAGATTCAGATCTACTCTATCCACTATGTCCTTTACAGAACTAATTGAGCTTGTACCTCAGCTAGTGCGAGCTTCAAAAGAGTATCCTGACAAGAAGAAGCTATTCTCAGTCCAAGATTTCTTCAGATACACTGAAGCCGAAG GGAGGAGATTTTTTGAGGAGTTAGATAGAGATGGTGATGGACAAGTTACTCTAGAAGATCTTGAGGTTGTTATGAGAAAACGTAAACTGCCACAAAGATATGCACGTGAATTTTTGCAGCATACTAGAAGTCACTTGTTTTCTAGATCTTTTGGCTGGAAACAGTTTTTTTCCTTGATGGAACAAAAGGAATCAACCATTCTCCGAGCATATACTTCTCTCTGTTTGAGCAAGTCTGGAACACTACAAAAGAGTGAAATCTTAGCATCGCTGGGAAATGCAGGACTTCCTGCAAATGAGGAAAATGCTATTGCAATGTTGAGATTTTTGAATGCAGACACTGAAGAATCTATTTCTTATGGACATTTCCGAAACTTTATGCTTCTCCTTCCAACTGAACGACTTCAAGAAGATCCTAG GAGTATCTGGTTTGAAGCTTCTACTGTTGTTGCTGTTCCTCCACCAGTGGAATTACCAGCTAGCAGTGTTCTAAAATCTGCATTAGCTGGTGGCCTATCCTGTGCACTTTCTTGTTCTTTACTGTTCCCTGTGGATACAATAAAG ACTCGAGTACAAGCATCAACACTTACTTTTCCAGAGATAATATCCACTCTGCCTCAGATTGGAGTCCGGGGATTGTACAGAGGTTCCTTACCAGCAATTTTTGGACAGTTCTCAAG TCATGGATTGAGAACTGGGATTTTTGAGGCAAGCAAGCTTGTGTTGGTGAACTTTGCTCCAACACTTACTGAATTACAG GTGCAATCTGTAGCATCATTCTGCAGCACATTGTTGGGGACAGCAGTGAGGATACCCTGTGAAGTGTTAAAACAAAGATTGCAGGCAGGATTGTTTGACAATGTCGGAGAAGCAATTTTGGGTACATGGAATCAAGACGGTTTGAAGGGTTTCTTTCGTGGAACTGGTGCCACACTTTTCCGAGAGGTTCCTTTCTACGTAGCAGGCATGGGACTCTATGCCGAGTCTAAGAAG GGTGTCCAACGACTTCTTGGAAGAGAGCTTGAGCCATGGGAGACAATAGCGGTTGGGGCACTATCAGGTGGGTTTGCAGCGGTTGTTACGACACCATTTGATGTGATGAAGACAAGGATGATGACTGCTCCAGGTGGGAGGTCTATCTCAATGCAAATGGTGGCCTTGACCATTCTACGTCATGAGGGTCCTCTTGGACTATTTAAAGGAGCTGTCCCTCGCTTCTTCTGGATTGCTCCTTTGGGTGCCATGAATTTCGCAGGTTACGAACTTGCTAAGAAAGCTATGGTAAAGAATGAAGAGCAGCAGCAAGCTGGTGAGCATCATCATCTTTCCAAGAAAAGATCCTAA